In Pedobacter heparinus DSM 2366, the following are encoded in one genomic region:
- a CDS encoding ABC transporter ATP-binding protein, whose translation MAKQLNEIDAESLTFKARVAALGNLPEFFKLVWQTSRWMTICNFLLRIARSMMPLAILWVGKHIIDEVVLLGTGRAGVSQEFLWKLVGLEFGLAILTDILNRSINLMDGLLGDQFANYTSVRIMKHAATLDLDQFEDSVFYDKMERARQQTVGRTVLLSQVMGQIQDLITMGFLAVGLVAFNPWLILLLLATILPAFIGESYFNDRSYALSRRRTPERRELDYVRYLGASDDTAKEIKVFNLSGFIIDRFKTLSEKFYTENRQLSQRRATWGTFFSFLGSTGYYLAYVYIIYKTINGAVTIGELTFLAGSFRQMRGLMEGVLLRFTAVSQGAIYLSDFFEFFEIEPKIRKLLNAKPFPNPIRLGFVFENVGFQYAHSSRWANRHLSFTLHPGEKLALVGENGSGKTTLVKLLARLYDPTEGRILLDGVDLKAYDLDELRLNVGIIFQDYLRYQMTLAQNIAAGNIIEQDNRALIESAAKQSLADTLIEKLPAGYDQMLGKRFANGVDLSGGEWQKVALARAYMKDAQLLILDEPTAALDARAEYEVFERFAELTKGKSAVLISHRFSTVRMADRILVLDKGQLIEIGSHEELILKKGRYAELFELQAKGYR comes from the coding sequence TTGGCAAAGCAGCTGAATGAAATAGATGCAGAATCGCTGACTTTTAAAGCCAGGGTAGCTGCACTGGGCAACCTGCCTGAATTTTTTAAGCTGGTATGGCAAACCAGCAGATGGATGACCATTTGCAATTTTTTGCTGCGCATTGCCCGTTCAATGATGCCACTGGCCATTTTATGGGTGGGTAAGCATATTATTGATGAAGTGGTGCTGCTGGGCACCGGCAGGGCTGGGGTTTCCCAGGAATTTCTCTGGAAACTGGTAGGGTTGGAGTTTGGTCTGGCCATTTTAACAGATATTTTAAACAGGTCTATTAACCTGATGGATGGCCTGCTGGGCGACCAGTTTGCCAATTACACCTCAGTCAGGATCATGAAACACGCAGCAACGCTAGACCTGGACCAGTTTGAAGATTCCGTTTTTTACGATAAGATGGAACGTGCCAGGCAGCAGACAGTAGGACGTACCGTGCTCCTGTCGCAGGTGATGGGACAAATCCAGGACCTGATCACGATGGGTTTTCTGGCAGTAGGCCTGGTGGCCTTTAATCCCTGGCTGATCCTGTTGCTACTGGCTACCATTTTGCCTGCATTTATTGGGGAATCTTATTTTAACGACAGAAGTTACGCCCTCTCGCGCAGACGTACACCTGAACGCAGGGAGCTGGATTATGTGCGTTACCTGGGCGCAAGCGATGACACGGCAAAAGAAATTAAGGTATTTAACCTTTCAGGATTTATCATAGACCGTTTTAAAACACTGTCAGAGAAATTTTATACAGAGAACAGACAATTGTCGCAACGCCGGGCAACCTGGGGAACATTTTTTTCTTTTCTGGGTAGCACGGGCTATTACCTGGCCTATGTTTATATCATTTATAAAACCATTAACGGGGCAGTTACCATTGGTGAACTTACGTTTTTAGCTGGTTCTTTCCGGCAAATGCGGGGTTTAATGGAAGGGGTGCTGCTGCGTTTCACGGCCGTTTCACAGGGTGCCATTTACCTGAGCGATTTCTTTGAATTTTTCGAGATTGAGCCCAAGATCAGGAAATTGTTAAATGCAAAGCCATTTCCAAATCCGATCAGGCTGGGTTTTGTTTTTGAAAACGTAGGCTTTCAGTATGCCCATTCATCCCGCTGGGCAAACCGGCATTTGAGTTTTACCCTTCATCCCGGAGAAAAGCTGGCCCTGGTAGGTGAAAACGGTTCGGGTAAAACAACACTCGTTAAATTGCTGGCCCGGCTTTACGATCCCACCGAAGGTCGGATATTGCTGGACGGGGTAGACCTGAAAGCATACGACCTGGATGAACTGCGCTTAAATGTGGGCATCATTTTTCAGGATTACCTGCGTTATCAGATGACCCTTGCACAGAACATTGCTGCCGGGAACATTATAGAGCAAGATAACAGGGCATTGATTGAATCGGCAGCGAAACAAAGCCTTGCGGATACCTTGATTGAAAAGCTACCTGCAGGTTATGATCAGATGCTGGGCAAGCGTTTTGCAAATGGGGTAGACTTATCGGGGGGCGAATGGCAAAAGGTGGCGCTGGCCAGGGCTTATATGAAAGACGCACAGCTGCTGATCCTTGATGAACCTACCGCCGCCCTTGATGCCAGGGCAGAGTATGAAGTTTTTGAACGTTTTGCCGAATTGACAAAAGGGAAATCAGCAGTGCTGATCTCCCATCGTTTTTCTACAGTAAGGATGGCCGACCGGATCCTGGTACTTGATAAAGGGCAGCTGATCGAGATCGGTAGCCATGAAGAGCTGATCCTTAAAAAAGGCCGCTATGCAGAGCTGTTTGAACTGCAGGCCAAAGGCTACAGGTAA
- a CDS encoding serine hydrolase domain-containing protein gives MKKNNLFGLMTISFMVLFRLSACAQDHRQNEQQLAALNKISNNTILLNNHNNIIPLLDLEKKTIASVNLGFGSQQVFDSLLNKYAKVASYSSADYQTQTTLNSLEDDLKYFNTVVVTIPSTATGDARNLGFIRSLTKNKQVIVCLLGEGRSLTAFDDLKAPLIWTDQNTPLAAMVLPQVIFGGIGVSKKLVASYSPKYIGGSGFTTVATRLKYTVPEDAGVNSNNLKEIDKIAEEAIRERATPGMVVLVAKDGKVIFNKAYGHHTYDKLQPNRLTDIFDLASMTKITATTMECMKLSDEGKLSMDSTLGSYVALARPTDKNSLTVRELLLHQAGLIPDIQTFGKVKPSDHSRDSSASFPTKVNENYYLRKNYFKEVMQPDMLNSPLRTRGKYVYSDVGMCLLQQIVETITSEPENLYVDEHFYKPLGMQTTGFLPLKRFSPDQIIPTENDKDRNALLDGYVHDPTAALMGGVAGHAGLFGNANDIAIIYQMMLNKGSYGGKEYIKRPTVELFTSKQSTISRRGLGFDRWDPDLTKTYPSALASPQTYGHTGYTGTCVWVDPVRGLVYIFLSNRVNPVVSEKLGTLKIRGRIQDAVNKAIDTGI, from the coding sequence ATGAAAAAAAATAATCTGTTCGGCTTAATGACCATCAGTTTTATGGTCCTGTTCAGGCTTAGCGCTTGCGCACAGGACCACCGGCAAAATGAGCAGCAACTTGCTGCTTTAAACAAGATCAGCAACAATACCATCCTGTTAAACAACCACAACAACATTATTCCGCTATTAGACCTGGAAAAGAAAACCATTGCATCCGTTAATCTCGGCTTTGGCAGTCAGCAGGTATTTGACAGCCTGCTCAACAAATATGCAAAGGTTGCCTCTTATTCATCGGCAGACTATCAAACCCAGACCACTCTAAACAGTCTTGAAGATGATTTGAAATATTTTAATACAGTTGTCGTTACCATTCCTTCCACAGCAACCGGCGATGCCAGAAATCTGGGGTTCATCAGGAGCCTGACTAAAAACAAGCAGGTAATTGTATGTTTACTCGGAGAGGGGCGCAGCTTAACTGCTTTTGACGACTTGAAAGCACCACTGATCTGGACCGATCAAAACACACCTCTGGCAGCAATGGTGTTGCCCCAGGTAATCTTTGGTGGAATTGGTGTCAGCAAAAAACTGGTTGCCAGTTATTCTCCCAAATATATCGGGGGATCCGGCTTCACTACGGTAGCCACCCGCCTCAAATATACGGTACCGGAAGACGCCGGCGTGAATTCAAACAACCTGAAAGAGATAGATAAGATTGCTGAGGAGGCAATAAGAGAACGTGCCACTCCCGGCATGGTAGTACTGGTAGCTAAAGATGGTAAGGTGATCTTTAATAAAGCTTACGGACACCATACTTATGATAAGCTGCAGCCTAACCGCCTGACGGACATCTTTGATCTTGCTTCCATGACCAAGATCACTGCGACTACCATGGAGTGTATGAAACTCAGCGACGAAGGAAAATTAAGTATGGATTCTACACTTGGCAGCTATGTGGCACTTGCACGGCCAACAGATAAAAACAGCCTTACCGTACGTGAATTACTGCTCCATCAGGCAGGGCTGATCCCGGATATTCAAACTTTTGGCAAAGTGAAACCTTCAGATCACAGCAGAGATTCTTCAGCGTCCTTTCCTACCAAGGTCAATGAAAATTATTACCTCAGAAAAAATTATTTTAAAGAGGTGATGCAGCCTGATATGCTGAACTCTCCTTTAAGGACCAGAGGAAAATATGTATATAGCGACGTTGGCATGTGCCTGCTGCAGCAAATTGTAGAAACAATTACTTCGGAGCCGGAAAACCTGTATGTTGATGAACATTTCTATAAACCCCTTGGTATGCAGACAACCGGTTTTTTACCGCTTAAGCGTTTTAGCCCGGACCAGATCATCCCAACAGAAAACGACAAAGACCGCAATGCACTGCTTGACGGTTATGTACATGACCCTACTGCGGCTCTGATGGGTGGTGTAGCTGGACATGCCGGTTTATTTGGCAATGCAAATGACATCGCCATTATCTACCAGATGATGCTGAATAAAGGCAGTTATGGGGGTAAAGAATACATAAAACGCCCAACAGTGGAGTTGTTTACCTCCAAACAATCTACCATCAGCCGCCGGGGGCTTGGTTTCGATCGCTGGGATCCGGACCTGACCAAAACATATCCTTCAGCGCTGGCATCGCCACAAACGTATGGTCATACCGGTTACACCGGGACCTGCGTATGGGTAGATCCTGTACGGGGTCTGGTTTACATATTCCTTTCTAACCGTGTAAACCCTGTCGTAAGCGAAAAGTTAGGTACACTCAAAATCAGGGGAAGGATTCAGGATGCCGTCAATAAGGCCATTGATACGGGAATTTAA
- a CDS encoding amidohydrolase — protein MKGFLTVLSAAALLSVSCSKQKADLILYNGQVYTVNGAFDTVQAFAVKDGKILATGNTEEIRKSYTAPEEIDALGKPVYPGFIDAHAHFFGYGQSLQDADLREAKSWEEVCGRLTEFAKTHPDGWLTGNGWDQNDWPGKQFPDKTKLDQLFPERPVFLTRIDGHAAIANQKALDAAGLTKSYVLTGGEIVSKNGKLTGLLIDNATSLVENKIQAPSPQQMEKILMDAQQNCFAAGLTTIDDCGSNYELVNLIEKMQAGHKLKMRMYVMLSDHQPNYDYLFKRGAIKTERLNVRAFKVMGDGALGSRGACLLHPYHDMPDKSGFLLSNPEHFEAIAKKLAEKNFQMCTHAIGDSANRTILKIYNKVLGGKNDKRWRIEHAQVIAPEDFDLFGKANIIPSVQPTHATSDMYWAADRLGPERIKGAYAFKQLLKQNGWIPLGTDFPVEQINPMLTFYAATIRKDASNYPEGGFQKENGLSKEETLRGMTIWAAKANFEEQEKGSIETGKFADFVILDQDLLKASPAQILNTQVLKTYINGEKVYEKK, from the coding sequence ATGAAAGGTTTTCTTACAGTTTTATCTGCCGCAGCATTGCTTTCTGTTTCATGCAGCAAACAAAAGGCCGATCTTATTTTATACAACGGACAGGTTTATACCGTTAACGGTGCTTTTGACACTGTTCAGGCTTTTGCGGTAAAAGACGGGAAGATCCTTGCCACGGGCAATACAGAAGAAATCAGGAAATCTTATACTGCTCCGGAGGAAATTGATGCCTTGGGAAAGCCAGTTTACCCGGGTTTTATTGATGCCCATGCACATTTTTTTGGCTACGGACAAAGCCTGCAGGATGCAGACCTCAGAGAAGCCAAAAGCTGGGAAGAGGTATGCGGGCGACTGACCGAATTTGCCAAAACACATCCTGACGGCTGGCTGACCGGGAATGGCTGGGACCAGAACGACTGGCCGGGCAAACAGTTCCCGGATAAAACGAAACTTGACCAGTTGTTTCCTGAGCGGCCGGTATTCCTTACCCGCATAGACGGCCATGCGGCCATTGCCAATCAGAAAGCACTTGATGCAGCCGGACTTACCAAGAGTTATGTATTGACCGGCGGAGAAATTGTAAGTAAAAACGGCAAACTGACAGGTTTATTGATAGACAATGCCACTTCGCTTGTTGAAAATAAAATACAGGCACCATCACCGCAGCAAATGGAAAAGATACTGATGGATGCCCAGCAGAATTGCTTTGCAGCAGGACTGACAACCATTGATGATTGCGGCAGCAATTATGAACTGGTAAATTTAATAGAGAAAATGCAGGCCGGCCATAAGCTCAAAATGAGAATGTATGTGATGCTGTCTGATCATCAGCCCAATTATGATTACCTGTTTAAACGGGGTGCCATTAAAACAGAGCGGCTAAACGTGCGGGCTTTTAAAGTAATGGGCGATGGGGCTTTGGGTTCCAGGGGTGCCTGCCTGCTGCATCCTTACCACGACATGCCTGATAAAAGTGGCTTTCTGCTCAGTAATCCTGAACATTTTGAAGCCATTGCAAAAAAACTTGCTGAAAAGAATTTCCAGATGTGCACACATGCCATAGGTGATTCGGCCAACCGTACCATTCTTAAAATATACAACAAGGTGCTGGGGGGCAAAAATGACAAGCGCTGGCGCATAGAACATGCCCAAGTAATTGCCCCCGAAGATTTCGATCTTTTTGGCAAGGCCAATATCATTCCTTCTGTACAGCCTACACATGCTACTTCAGATATGTATTGGGCTGCAGACCGCCTGGGGCCCGAGCGCATTAAGGGGGCCTATGCCTTTAAACAGTTGTTGAAACAAAATGGCTGGATTCCTTTAGGCACAGATTTTCCGGTAGAACAGATTAACCCTATGCTTACTTTTTATGCCGCCACCATCCGCAAAGACGCCAGCAATTATCCCGAAGGTGGTTTCCAAAAAGAAAATGGGCTAAGCAAAGAAGAGACCCTGCGGGGTATGACCATCTGGGCCGCCAAAGCCAATTTTGAAGAGCAGGAGAAAGGTAGTATCGAAACGGGCAAGTTTGCAGATTTTGTGATCCTTGACCAGGACCTTCTTAAGGCCAGCCCTGCACAAATCCTTAACACACAAGTTCTAAAAACCTATATTAACGGAGAAAAAGTATATGAAAAAAAATAA